A region of the Mangifera indica cultivar Alphonso chromosome 10, CATAS_Mindica_2.1, whole genome shotgun sequence genome:
TAAGAAGGAAGCTTTTGAACAGAGGAATTGATCCTGCAACTCACAGGTCGCTCAATGAGCCATCTCAAGATGCCACAACACCAACAACTACAATATCTTTCACTGCAGCTAAAGAAGAGATCATTATTAACAGTGATAATactaaagagaagaaaaatactAGTGGGGGATTCGTTTGCAAAGAGAAGAATATGCTCGATCATCATCAAGTACTAGTCCAAGAAAAGTGTCCAGACTTGAATCTTGAGCTGAGAATCAGCCCCCCATCATCACAACAAAACCCAACAGAGCCATTGACCAATGGGGTGAGAAGTAGCAGTCTTTGTTTCGCCTGCAGTTTGGGGTTACAAAATAGTAAAGATTGCAGTTGCATCAGTAGAAGTATTGGAATTGGAAGCAGTACCACCAGCAACACATGTTATGATTTCTTAGGATTGAAAGGTGGTGTTTTGATTACAGAAGCTTGGAGATGAAATAAACAAACACCCAATTGAGGATTGAAATTGAATCATGTAGCTGATGAAatctgatgatgttgatgatgatgatcaccAGAATGGAAAgaatttctctaatttttttctctttttatttctgatttttctctaatttgtatgtttattattaattagtgAATAGTAATATAGTACtagtttaaatgatataatctGTTTCTTTAAATCTCTCTGTTCATTTTCTCTCCATTGAGTGCAGCCAAGTCCCTTTCTTTCTTGGTTTCTCCCACTCTTTTCCAAGATAAAACGGATAAAAAAGTTAGGATTTGTTAGATCCCCACCCACCAAACTTCAAAATGGTCCTGCTATATGATTGTTTTTTGGTACTAccatcatatatatacatatatctctataaatattttaataaacataTTCTCTCTCTGTAACAACTGCTTATTATTATGTTTACACAGACATAGTTTAAAGATTGGTTTACCTTCTTTAGCTCTTTTCTGAagaaaattatctttatatattcaTAGCATGTTGATTCATGTGACTGTATACAGTTTGCTTTCTTGCTTATTATATtagattcttttaagggggtTTTGTCTTTGTCCTGTATAGAAAAAGTTGAatattcatatacaaataaaagGATAAGCAGTGAGAGGAGGAGAAAGGATGAAGAAGATGGAGTGGTGGGTAACCTATCTCTTCTTCATCTGCCAGatcaataaacaaaatcaattaaagatcttatcatataatcaaatcAGGCAAGAAACTAAAACTGGCATGGCCTAACCGTAGTACCATCCTTCTTCTACCAACCAAACATTAAATTATCGACCAACCCCACAACCAAATGCGAACTTGGAAAACCCTAACTGGGTTGTTTCTTTCAAGGCTAGAgagaaaagattattaatatgGCTGGTAATGGCTCctcctttttgttgtttaaaaCGTTTTGATTTTGCTTTTGCCCAACCTGAGGACGCTTTGGTTAATATTCATATCAATGATCTTTATCTTGGTGGCATCAAAACCTTGTTTGTTGTCTTCTCCATGGCCCCCATTCTTCTTATTACTCATAAATTTAGAATTGAATTTAGTGCATGCATGCTAgctttttcatttcttctatCTTCTTCAACTACTGTTGTACCCCATTTAAGATTCTGCACGGCAGAAAATGTTTAGATGGTTTAAGTcgttttgttttctttgcttttttctGTGATTATTGCATTTTGGGTTCTTTGTCAACTTTTAGGTCCCAAATCTTGCCATTTAAAATATGAAGATAGATATATCTCCTTATAGGTAATaagaaatagatatatatatatatatacacacacacagaaAGAGAAAGGATATGATAGGAAGGAAGGAGATGTAATTGTTGACttaatgttataattaattGAGTAATTAGTATAAATCATTGATTGATTATAGAAAAGTACTCAAAGGGTCAAGAAACCAGTTCTATCATACAAGTATCAAGAGTCTCGGCTACCAAATGTGACCAGTTCATCAATGGGggaatcatattataaaataaataaaattataacatgaaTTAGTAAAGAAATTGAATAATCGGCAATTGacccaaataaataaataaatcaaaattcccAGCTGCATTAACTGAGAG
Encoded here:
- the LOC123227160 gene encoding myb-related protein 308-like, whose product is MGRSPCCEKAHTNKGAWTKEEDDRLIAYIRAHGEGCWRSLPKAAGLLRCGKSCRLRWINYLRPDLKRGNFTEEEDELIIKLHSLLGNKWSLIAGRLPGRTDNEIKNYWNTHIRRKLLNRGIDPATHRSLNEPSQDATTPTTTISFTAAKEEIIINSDNTKEKKNTSGGFVCKEKNMLDHHQVLVQEKCPDLNLELRISPPSSQQNPTEPLTNGVRSSSLCFACSLGLQNSKDCSCISRSIGIGSSTTSNTCYDFLGLKGGVLITEAWR